One window from the genome of Cetobacterium sp. ZOR0034 encodes:
- the cbiE gene encoding precorrin-6y C5,15-methyltransferase (decarboxylating) subunit CbiE has product MNKKLSVLGLGPGNLDYLTRAGFKLIAESEIVIGGERQLEEIDELLTNQERYVMKKLDSMKKFVSENLNKNIVFIVSGDTGYYSLLTYLKKSFPTESFNVIPGISSFQYLFSKLEMTWEHYRLLSVHGRENDYVKALYESKDGVVLLTDESNNPIEISRNLVQTGFDNIEVIVGERLSYSDEKISRFLAQEYEQNIRKYEMNVTILRKV; this is encoded by the coding sequence GTGAATAAAAAATTATCAGTTTTAGGTCTTGGGCCAGGGAACTTAGATTACTTAACAAGAGCTGGATTTAAGTTGATTGCAGAATCAGAGATAGTTATTGGTGGTGAGAGACAGTTAGAAGAGATAGATGAACTTTTAACAAATCAAGAGAGATATGTTATGAAAAAGCTGGATTCTATGAAAAAGTTTGTTTCTGAAAACTTAAATAAAAATATAGTTTTTATAGTTTCAGGGGATACAGGATACTATAGTTTACTTACATATTTGAAGAAAAGTTTTCCAACAGAAAGCTTTAATGTAATTCCAGGAATATCATCGTTTCAATATCTTTTTTCAAAGTTAGAGATGACTTGGGAGCACTATCGATTATTAAGTGTCCATGGCAGAGAGAATGATTACGTAAAAGCTTTGTATGAAAGTAAAGATGGAGTTGTGCTATTGACTGATGAGAGTAATAATCCAATAGAGATAAGCCGTAATTTAGTTCAAACTGGATTTGATAATATAGAAGTGATAGTAGGAGAGAGGCTATCATATTCAGATGAAAAAATAAGTAGATTTTTAGCACAAGAGTATGAACAAAATATTAGAAAATATGAGATGAATGTTACAATTTTAAGAAAGGTATGA
- the cbiT gene encoding precorrin-6Y C5,15-methyltransferase (decarboxylating) subunit CbiT, translating into MGHIYDKEFIQRELPMTKQEIRAISIAKLQLKDDSILIDVGAGTGTIGIEAATYLRNGKVFAIEKEEKGIETLKENIQKFRLDNIEVLVGRAPEVIPTIEYDRMFIGGSTGSMKTILEHFLKYSKSDARIVINAITLETLADATKLLKELNFKNIEVVNVVVSRGKNIGPYTMMYGENPIYIITANKEETE; encoded by the coding sequence ATGGGACATATTTATGACAAAGAGTTTATTCAGAGAGAGTTACCTATGACAAAGCAAGAGATTAGAGCAATCTCTATAGCAAAGTTACAATTGAAAGATGATTCTATTTTGATAGATGTTGGAGCTGGAACAGGGACAATTGGTATAGAAGCAGCAACATACTTGAGAAATGGAAAAGTTTTTGCAATTGAAAAAGAGGAAAAAGGGATAGAAACTCTGAAAGAAAATATTCAAAAGTTCAGATTAGATAATATAGAAGTTTTAGTAGGAAGGGCTCCCGAAGTGATTCCAACTATTGAATACGATAGAATGTTTATCGGCGGTTCAACAGGATCGATGAAGACTATATTGGAGCATTTTTTAAAGTATTCTAAAAGTGATGCAAGAATAGTTATAAATGCAATAACTTTAGAAACTTTAGCGGATGCTACAAAACTATTGAAAGAGTTAAATTTTAAAAATATAGAGGTTGTAAATGTTGTTGTATCGAGAGGGAAAAATATAGGACCATACACGATGATGTATGGTGAGAATCCAATATATATAATAACAGCAAACAAGGAGGAAACAGAGTAA
- the cobI gene encoding precorrin-2 C(20)-methyltransferase, whose amino-acid sequence MSTARFYGIGVGVGDPEMITLKAIRAFKELDVVVLPEAKKAEGSTAYEIAKEYLKDGAETMFVEFPMLKSVEARKEFRKKNADMILEHLKAGKKVGFLTIGDPMTYSTYVYILEYLDGEIPVETIPGISSFSDMSSRFNLPLVMGEESLKVISLNAETDVIHEINSADNIVFMKVSRNFDKLRAGLEATGNLENVIMVSNCGKETQAINFDLMKLEEADIPYFTTLILKKGGINQWKKFIS is encoded by the coding sequence ATGTCAACAGCAAGATTTTATGGAATTGGAGTAGGAGTAGGAGATCCGGAAATGATAACTTTAAAAGCTATCAGAGCATTTAAGGAGTTAGATGTGGTGGTGTTGCCTGAAGCTAAAAAGGCTGAAGGAAGTACAGCTTATGAGATAGCAAAGGAATATCTGAAAGATGGAGCAGAAACTATGTTTGTTGAGTTTCCTATGTTGAAAAGTGTAGAGGCGAGAAAAGAGTTCAGAAAAAAGAATGCCGATATGATTTTAGAGCATTTAAAAGCTGGAAAAAAAGTTGGATTTTTAACAATTGGAGATCCGATGACATACAGTACATATGTTTATATTTTAGAATATTTAGATGGAGAGATTCCGGTGGAAACAATTCCAGGAATATCGTCATTCTCAGATATGTCTTCAAGATTTAATCTACCTTTAGTTATGGGAGAGGAATCATTAAAAGTTATATCTTTAAATGCTGAAACAGATGTGATTCATGAGATCAACTCAGCGGATAATATTGTATTTATGAAAGTTTCAAGAAACTTCGATAAATTGAGAGCTGGATTAGAGGCTACAGGAAATTTAGAAAATGTAATTATGGTTTCAAATTGTGGAAAAGAAACTCAGGCTATAAATTTTGATTTAATGAAATTAGAAGAGGCTGACATACCTTATTTCACAACATTAATACTTAAAAAGGGCGGTATCAATCAATGGAAAAAGTTTATTTCATAG
- the cobM gene encoding precorrin-4 C(11)-methyltransferase translates to MEKVYFIGAGPGDPELITVKGQRLVKEADVIIYAGSLVPRQVIECHKEGAEIHNSASMTLEEVIDVTVKAVKAGKKVARVHTGDPAIFGAHREQMDMLDEHGIEYEVIPGVSSFLASAAAVKKEFTLPSISQTVICTRLEGRTPVPEKESLESLASHRASMAIFLSVHMIGDVVKRLAVHYPMTTPIAVVQRATWEDQKVVLGTLETIEEKVKEANITKTAQILVGDFLGDKYEKSLLYDKHFTHEFRKGIEK, encoded by the coding sequence ATGGAAAAAGTTTATTTCATAGGAGCGGGACCAGGGGATCCTGAGTTAATAACTGTAAAAGGGCAAAGATTAGTTAAAGAAGCAGATGTAATTATATATGCGGGATCATTAGTACCAAGACAAGTTATAGAGTGCCATAAAGAGGGAGCCGAGATTCACAACTCAGCTTCAATGACTTTAGAAGAAGTTATAGATGTTACAGTAAAAGCTGTGAAGGCTGGAAAAAAAGTAGCTAGGGTTCACACAGGAGACCCTGCAATTTTTGGTGCTCATAGAGAACAGATGGATATGTTAGATGAGCACGGAATAGAGTATGAAGTAATTCCAGGGGTAAGTTCGTTTTTAGCTTCTGCAGCAGCAGTGAAAAAAGAGTTCACACTTCCTAGCATCTCTCAGACTGTGATATGTACAAGATTAGAGGGAAGAACTCCAGTTCCTGAAAAAGAAAGTTTAGAATCTTTAGCGTCGCACAGAGCATCAATGGCAATATTCTTGTCTGTTCATATGATAGGTGATGTAGTAAAAAGATTAGCAGTACACTATCCGATGACTACTCCTATAGCAGTAGTTCAAAGAGCAACTTGGGAGGATCAAAAGGTTGTATTAGGAACTTTAGAAACTATAGAAGAGAAAGTGAAAGAGGCGAATATAACTAAGACAGCTCAGATTTTAGTTGGAGATTTCTTGGGAGATAAATACGAAAAGTCTCTTCTTTATGATAAGCATTTTACACATGAGTTTAGAAAAGGGATAGAAAAGTAA
- the cbiG gene encoding cobalt-precorrin 5A hydrolase has translation MRIAIWTVTRGAVKSALKIKEKNPEADVYSLKKFNVENSLGMDDFTATLNSNFKNYDIHIFIMATGIVVRKIADLIESKDIDPAVLVVDEGMRFVISLLSGHLGGANNFAEVLNKQLQLVPIITTSSDVTGKIAVDTLSQKLDSDLKSLEDAKKVTALIVDGKNVELKLPKNISDENPEGIIVVSNREKIEMVQMYPRNLVIGLGCRRGILKDQIYEFLMEILKKHNLSYKSIKHFATVDLKADEVGLIELAKELDRELKIIGRDEILKIEDMFDGSDFVKKEIGVRAVSEPCAYLSSKKDGKFVEMKAKKDGMTISIYEERFIYEKR, from the coding sequence ATGAGAATAGCTATTTGGACTGTGACAAGAGGAGCGGTTAAATCAGCTTTAAAAATAAAAGAAAAAAATCCAGAAGCTGATGTATATTCTTTAAAAAAATTCAATGTTGAAAATAGTTTAGGAATGGATGATTTTACAGCGACTTTAAATAGTAACTTTAAAAATTATGATATTCATATATTTATAATGGCGACGGGAATAGTTGTAAGAAAGATAGCGGATTTAATAGAATCAAAAGATATTGATCCTGCAGTTTTAGTTGTAGATGAAGGAATGAGATTTGTAATATCGTTATTATCAGGACATCTTGGAGGAGCAAATAATTTTGCAGAAGTTTTAAATAAGCAGCTTCAATTGGTTCCCATTATAACGACAAGTTCAGATGTCACAGGTAAAATAGCAGTGGATACTCTTTCTCAAAAGTTAGATTCGGATTTAAAATCTTTGGAAGATGCAAAAAAAGTAACAGCTTTGATTGTAGATGGTAAAAATGTTGAACTCAAACTTCCTAAAAATATATCAGACGAAAATCCAGAGGGAATCATTGTGGTTTCAAACAGAGAGAAAATAGAGATGGTTCAAATGTATCCTAGAAACTTAGTGATTGGATTGGGTTGTAGAAGAGGTATATTAAAAGACCAGATTTATGAATTTTTAATGGAGATTTTAAAAAAACACAATCTTTCATATAAAAGTATAAAGCATTTTGCGACTGTAGATTTAAAAGCGGATGAAGTCGGTTTGATTGAACTGGCAAAAGAGTTAGACAGAGAGTTGAAAATAATTGGTAGAGATGAGATATTAAAAATAGAGGATATGTTTGATGGCTCAGATTTTGTAAAAAAAGAGATAGGTGTTAGAGCGGTTTCAGAACCGTGTGCATATCTATCATCAAAAAAAGATGGAAAATTTGTAGAGATGAAGGCAAAAAAAGATGGAATGACAATTTCTATTTACGAGGAGAGATTTATATATGAAAAAAGGTAA
- the cobJ gene encoding precorrin-3B C(17)-methyltransferase, which produces MKKGKIYVVGIGPGNMEDITIRAYRTLKEVDVIAGYITYVDLVRDEFSDKEFYVSGMKKEVARCEGVLEIAKSGKDVALISSGDAGIYGMAGIMIEVAQKEGFEVEIVPGVTSSVAGAAIVGAPLMHDHATISLSDLLTDWDVITKRVDAAASGDFIISLYNPKSKGRTTQIVEAREIMLKHKKPETPVALLRHVGREDENYTLTNLDEFLNHEIDMFTVVIIGNSKTYISNGRMITPRGYHI; this is translated from the coding sequence ATGAAAAAAGGTAAGATATATGTAGTTGGAATAGGTCCAGGAAATATGGAGGATATAACAATAAGAGCGTATAGAACTCTTAAAGAGGTAGATGTAATAGCTGGATATATCACATATGTGGATTTAGTAAGAGATGAATTTTCTGATAAAGAGTTTTATGTATCAGGAATGAAAAAAGAGGTTGCTAGATGTGAGGGAGTTTTAGAAATAGCTAAATCTGGAAAAGATGTAGCTCTTATAAGTAGTGGAGATGCTGGAATATATGGAATGGCTGGAATAATGATTGAGGTTGCTCAAAAAGAGGGGTTCGAAGTTGAAATAGTTCCAGGAGTGACATCTTCAGTAGCTGGAGCAGCTATAGTTGGAGCACCGCTTATGCATGACCATGCAACAATAAGTTTAAGTGATCTTTTAACTGATTGGGATGTAATTACAAAAAGAGTAGATGCAGCTGCATCAGGTGATTTTATAATCTCTCTTTATAATCCAAAAAGTAAGGGAAGAACAACTCAGATAGTTGAAGCAAGAGAGATAATGTTAAAGCACAAAAAGCCAGAAACACCGGTGGCTTTATTAAGACATGTTGGAAGAGAAGATGAAAACTATACATTGACAAATCTAGATGAGTTTTTAAATCATGAAATAGATATGTTTACTGTTGTAATAATAGGAAACTCGAAAACATATATATCTAACGGTAGAATGATAACACCAAGAGGATATCATATATGA
- a CDS encoding cobalt-precorrin-6A reductase: MIWVIGGTKDSRDFIESFPFKEKLIVTTATEYGGKLLEDVKDIKVFCKRMDSIEMGIFIDENMIEKIVDLSHPYAEEVSRNAIAISEGKKIEYIRFERENLISEEGVVEFSEIESLMKYLENLSGKILITLGSNNLHRFQNIKNKNNIFFRILPKWEMVKKAEDFGILPKNIIAMQGPFSKELNLAMMRQLDIKYMVSKKGGDTGGEREKIESAKEIGVETILLSRPNVDYPIVFSDLNKLIQYII, encoded by the coding sequence ATGATTTGGGTAATAGGTGGAACAAAGGACTCTAGAGATTTTATAGAGTCCTTTCCTTTTAAAGAGAAACTAATAGTAACAACAGCAACAGAGTACGGTGGAAAACTTTTAGAAGATGTTAAGGATATAAAAGTATTTTGCAAAAGAATGGATTCTATAGAGATGGGGATATTTATAGATGAGAATATGATAGAAAAAATAGTAGATTTATCTCATCCTTATGCTGAAGAGGTATCTAGAAATGCTATTGCTATTTCAGAGGGGAAAAAAATAGAGTATATAAGATTTGAAAGAGAAAATTTAATATCAGAAGAAGGTGTTGTAGAATTTTCAGAAATTGAAAGCTTGATGAAATACTTAGAAAATCTTTCTGGAAAAATTTTAATCACATTAGGAAGTAATAATTTACATAGGTTTCAAAATATAAAAAATAAAAATAATATTTTCTTCAGAATACTTCCAAAGTGGGAGATGGTAAAAAAAGCTGAAGATTTTGGAATACTTCCCAAAAATATAATTGCTATGCAGGGACCATTTTCTAAAGAATTAAATCTTGCAATGATGAGGCAACTTGATATAAAATATATGGTAAGTAAAAAGGGTGGAGATACAGGTGGAGAAAGAGAGAAAATAGAAAGTGCAAAAGAGATTGGGGTAGAAACTATTTTACTATCTAGGCCAAATGTGGATTATCCAATAGTTTTTTCAGATTTGAATAAACTTATACAATATATTATATAA
- a CDS encoding zinc-ribbon domain-containing protein, protein MVFIGIFGVKSSEEKLRDVDFECTGCLSKKMELFAFRKVFEFFFLPVITLKKSHIIACKSCESSYKLKENKMEEILLKGKVKYEDVEEIIKEY, encoded by the coding sequence ATGGTATTTATAGGAATATTTGGAGTAAAAAGTTCAGAAGAAAAATTAAGAGATGTTGATTTTGAGTGTACAGGATGTTTATCAAAAAAGATGGAGTTATTTGCTTTCAGAAAAGTGTTTGAATTCTTTTTCTTGCCTGTGATAACTTTGAAAAAAAGTCATATTATAGCTTGTAAATCTTGTGAAAGCAGTTATAAACTAAAAGAGAATAAAATGGAAGAAATTCTTCTTAAAGGTAAAGTTAAGTATGAAGATGTAGAGGAAATAAT